In one Brassica oleracea var. oleracea cultivar TO1000 chromosome C9, BOL, whole genome shotgun sequence genomic region, the following are encoded:
- the LOC106314829 gene encoding uncharacterized protein LOC106314829, which yields MSAPAANDVVSFKDRATADQAKPHNDLLVIELTIQDIDVARVLVDNGCSANIIYKSTLERMEIDLCAVTKRPSPIFRLSGNATMTLGSIDLVVNARSVMKVTEFLVIDRPTSYNAIVGTPWLNFMRAIPSTFHLCLKFPTPRGVETIHGDRKMSQKRKLTLDENAPERDSEVFWQSQRAEALEGKREPTYEPVISICLDLSSPERCAEIGANLREPLKTELIACLKKNLNPFAWAAKEMPGIDISIMCHELNIDPTYRPVKQKGGSKDRSMPPR from the exons ATGTCCGCTCCAGCAGCTAACGATGTCGTTTCTTTCAAGGACCGGGCAACGGCCGATCAGGCCAAACCCCACAACGATCTCCTTGTCATCGAGTTGACGATCCAGGACATCGACGTAGCGAGAGTGTTGGTCGACAACGGATGCTCGGCCAATATTATCTACAAAAGCACCCTCGAAAGAATGGAGATCGATCTGTGCGCCGTTACGAAAAGACCCAGCCCGATATTCAGACTCTCGGGAAATGCTACTATGACTCTCGGCTCGATCGACCTTGTTGTTAATGCCAGGAGCGTCATGAAAGTCACGGAATTCTTAGTCATCGACCGTCCAACATCGTACAACGCGATCGTCGGTACTCCATGGCTGAATTTCATGCGAGCGATCCCTTCGACATTCCATCTGTGCCTTAAGTTTCCAACCCCTCGTGGAGTCGAAACTATACACGGAGACCGCAAGATGTCGCAA AAAAGAAAGCTGACTCTCGATGAGAACGCCCCGGAACGAGACTCGGAAGTCTTCTGGCAATCTCAAAGGGCGGAAGCCCTAGAAGGAAAGCGCGAACCGACTTACGAACCGGTAATTTCGATCTGCCTCGACCTATCCTCTCCGGAACGATGCGCCGAGATTGGAGCCAACCTCCGCGAGCCACTAAAGACAGAGCTCATCGCCTGTCTCAAAAAGAACCTCAATCCGTTCGCTTGGGCCGCAAAAGAAATGCCAGGGATTGATATCAGCATAATGTGTCATGAGCTTAACATCGATCCGACCTACAGACCCGTCAAACAAAAAGGCGGAAGCAAGGACCGGAGCATGCCACCGCGGTAA